A single genomic interval of Stieleria maiorica harbors:
- a CDS encoding site-2 protease family protein: MNDMISDLFLLIAQSEPDGLMALGGSILLWTRVALGIGLVIFVHELGHFVAAKTFGVKCEKFYVGFDPPLKIGPIKLPSTLGKFTYGETEYGIGIIPLGGYVKMLGQDDDPRKMKDEAARARQLSEDADSEDEEDQIDGEAAKASADELAELDPRSLPAKPVWQRMIIMSAGVFMNVVTGAMFAAVAFLYGVPYTPAVIGGVTPGGPAWQAGIDPGGQVVSVDGMDDAQMHFREMRSAILHAGLETPDRPIPLTVAFDSRNVQYELVTQPHPLQKRFRMIGITSPTSTTLSESENAAPRSIAASVLTEADLGATIISFDGTEINEKAMVPGTPFFDYLNTHPDKTITIGLRRADGSTHEVELPPQPSKWVGIRTAVGPVSALVTNGPAEQAGLQVGDVIEAVGELKSPDAEELVLALARRQPIALTVRRGEETLDIEITPDDSPQTLAPTYGTGDKASVNAYGFAFDMPAVVAAFSKDQLVKGDPLQPTDELKSITLLQSNEYPDDFTSGPLADLVTELSKGWKFDEVQTAAGFFESIQSLPEGTEFKILAERAQSGVIVESVVKLSADQRVRFERGLGLVASEEIQTAGSIKEASVLGIRECRRRLGEVFRFLNMLVHGSVSKDQVGGPIRIFQVAGSEAERGVSAQLLFLTMLSMNLAVLNFLPIPVLDGGHMVFLICEAIMGRRVNEELEMRLTLVGGLMLLALMVFVFFNDLINI, from the coding sequence ATGAACGATATGATCAGCGACCTGTTCCTCCTCATTGCCCAATCCGAGCCGGATGGTCTGATGGCGCTGGGAGGTAGTATCCTGCTCTGGACGCGGGTGGCGCTGGGCATCGGCCTGGTCATTTTTGTCCACGAACTCGGTCACTTTGTCGCTGCCAAGACCTTCGGCGTGAAATGCGAAAAGTTTTACGTCGGGTTTGACCCGCCGCTGAAGATCGGTCCGATCAAGCTGCCCTCGACGCTGGGCAAATTCACCTATGGTGAAACCGAATACGGGATCGGGATCATTCCGCTGGGCGGCTACGTCAAAATGCTGGGCCAGGATGACGACCCGCGAAAAATGAAAGACGAAGCGGCCCGGGCGCGACAGTTGTCCGAGGATGCCGATTCCGAGGATGAGGAAGACCAGATCGATGGCGAGGCTGCTAAGGCTTCGGCAGACGAGCTGGCGGAATTGGATCCCCGCAGCTTGCCCGCCAAACCGGTCTGGCAACGCATGATCATCATGAGCGCGGGCGTGTTCATGAACGTCGTGACCGGCGCGATGTTCGCCGCCGTCGCGTTCCTGTATGGCGTGCCGTACACGCCGGCAGTGATCGGTGGTGTCACCCCCGGCGGTCCCGCCTGGCAAGCCGGCATCGACCCCGGCGGACAAGTCGTCAGCGTCGATGGCATGGACGACGCCCAAATGCACTTCCGCGAAATGCGCTCGGCGATTCTGCATGCGGGTTTGGAAACGCCGGATCGCCCGATCCCGTTGACCGTCGCGTTCGACAGCCGCAACGTCCAATACGAACTGGTCACCCAACCGCATCCGTTGCAGAAGCGATTCCGGATGATCGGAATCACCAGCCCGACGTCGACCACGTTGAGCGAGTCCGAAAACGCGGCACCGCGAAGTATTGCCGCGTCTGTGCTGACCGAGGCAGACCTTGGCGCGACGATCATCTCGTTCGACGGGACGGAGATCAACGAAAAGGCGATGGTGCCCGGGACGCCGTTTTTTGATTACCTGAATACCCATCCCGACAAGACCATCACCATCGGACTGCGCCGCGCCGACGGCAGCACCCACGAGGTCGAATTGCCGCCGCAACCATCAAAGTGGGTCGGAATTCGAACGGCCGTCGGCCCCGTGTCTGCGTTGGTGACCAACGGACCGGCCGAACAAGCCGGGTTGCAAGTCGGTGACGTGATCGAAGCCGTCGGTGAGTTGAAGTCACCCGATGCCGAGGAATTGGTATTGGCTCTGGCGCGTCGCCAGCCGATCGCGTTGACGGTGCGTCGCGGAGAGGAAACGCTGGACATCGAAATCACTCCCGATGATTCCCCGCAAACCCTCGCGCCCACCTACGGCACCGGAGACAAGGCGTCGGTCAATGCCTACGGATTCGCCTTCGACATGCCGGCCGTCGTTGCCGCGTTCAGCAAAGATCAGCTGGTCAAAGGCGACCCGCTGCAGCCGACCGACGAATTGAAAAGCATCACGCTGTTACAGTCCAACGAATATCCGGACGATTTCACATCGGGACCCTTGGCTGACTTGGTCACCGAGCTTTCCAAGGGATGGAAATTCGACGAAGTTCAAACCGCGGCTGGGTTCTTTGAGTCGATCCAATCGCTGCCCGAGGGGACGGAATTCAAAATCCTGGCCGAACGTGCCCAGAGTGGCGTGATCGTCGAATCGGTCGTCAAGCTGTCTGCCGATCAACGTGTCCGTTTCGAGCGAGGTTTGGGTCTGGTCGCGTCCGAGGAGATCCAAACGGCCGGATCGATCAAGGAAGCGTCGGTGTTGGGGATTCGCGAGTGCCGCCGTCGACTGGGCGAAGTCTTTCGGTTCCTGAACATGCTGGTCCACGGCAGTGTCAGCAAAGACCAGGTCGGCGGTCCGATCCGAATTTTCCAAGTCGCCGGCAGCGAAGCCGAGCGTGGAGTTTCGGCGCAATTGCTGTTCTTGACGATGCTGAGCATGAACTTGGCGGTGTTGAATTTCTTGCCGATTCCGGTCTTGGATGGTGGTCACATGGTGTTCCTGATCTGCGAAGCGATCATGGGACGGCGTGTGAACGAAGAGCTGGAGATGCGATTGACGCTGGTCGGCGGGTTGATGCTGTTGGCGCTGATGGTGTTCGTGTTCTTTAACGATTTGATCAATATCTGA
- the dxr gene encoding 1-deoxy-D-xylulose-5-phosphate reductoisomerase: MTKLSNAPPSESEWSGDRSERSTVNVAVLGATGSIGTSTAEVIAHLNQIDPENGWRLWAASGHSNLEVLEELVGRAARDGAAPQRVILSDPSVISPQAAAERFGTFGIQVDGLRFGAEQLVDAARDPQVDVVVAAIVGRAGLESTVAAVQAGKRVALANKETLVVAGGLVSEQAANSGGQLLPVDSEHSAIWQCIADSPSPARRLILTASGGPFRSASAAEMRDATPEDALAHPTWQMGRKISIDSATMMNKALEIIEARWLFDVSADQIEVMIHPQSIIHSMVEFQDGSVLAQLSPPDMRLPIQYALTHPRRLACPAPPLDRRQSWDLSLEPADLERFPALTLGFEVARVGGTAGAVVNAANEVAVGLFLSGEIRFTDIVPLCQKTLENHTFEQRPCLARLLELDHWARQEARRCAERL, translated from the coding sequence GTGACAAAACTCTCTAACGCCCCCCCCAGCGAATCCGAATGGTCCGGCGATCGGTCCGAACGATCGACGGTGAATGTTGCGGTCCTGGGCGCGACCGGCAGCATCGGAACATCGACCGCCGAGGTGATTGCCCATTTGAATCAAATCGACCCGGAAAACGGCTGGCGGCTGTGGGCGGCCTCGGGGCACAGCAACCTGGAGGTTCTGGAGGAATTGGTCGGCCGGGCGGCACGCGACGGGGCTGCTCCGCAGCGAGTGATCCTTTCCGATCCGTCGGTGATATCACCCCAGGCGGCGGCGGAGCGATTTGGAACGTTTGGAATCCAGGTCGACGGTCTTCGATTCGGGGCAGAACAATTGGTCGACGCGGCGCGGGATCCGCAGGTCGACGTCGTGGTTGCGGCGATCGTCGGTCGCGCCGGGTTGGAAAGCACGGTCGCGGCGGTCCAGGCGGGAAAACGCGTGGCGCTCGCCAATAAGGAGACCCTGGTCGTCGCCGGGGGCTTGGTCAGCGAACAGGCCGCCAACTCGGGCGGGCAGTTGTTGCCGGTCGATAGCGAGCATTCGGCGATTTGGCAGTGCATCGCGGATTCACCCAGTCCCGCCAGGCGGCTGATTCTGACCGCCAGCGGGGGGCCGTTCCGATCGGCCAGTGCCGCTGAAATGCGAGATGCCACTCCGGAGGACGCCCTCGCACACCCCACCTGGCAGATGGGGCGGAAAATCTCGATCGATTCGGCGACGATGATGAACAAAGCGTTGGAGATCATCGAGGCCCGCTGGCTATTTGACGTGTCGGCCGATCAGATCGAGGTGATGATTCATCCCCAATCGATCATCCACTCGATGGTGGAGTTCCAGGACGGGTCGGTGTTGGCCCAGTTGAGCCCGCCAGACATGCGATTGCCGATCCAGTATGCTTTGACGCACCCCCGGCGTCTGGCCTGTCCGGCCCCACCGCTGGATCGCCGTCAGAGCTGGGATCTGAGTTTGGAGCCGGCGGATTTGGAACGATTTCCCGCGTTGACGCTCGGTTTTGAAGTCGCCCGAGTCGGTGGAACCGCCGGTGCCGTGGTCAATGCCGCCAATGAAGTGGCGGTCGGTCTGTTCCTGAGCGGCGAAATTCGGTTTACTGACATAGTTCCCCTGTGCCAAAAAACCCTCGAAAATCACACGTTCGAACAACGGCCCTGCTTGGCCCGTTTATTGGAACTCGACCACTGGGCACGCCAAGAAGCGCGGCGCTGTGCCGAACGCCTTTAG
- the ftsH gene encoding ATP-dependent zinc metalloprotease FtsH, whose translation MSDNKRSNRGSNDPNDRGDAPSRETRTGGVWLVIIGVILAVMMSALLFGQNSRSLRYPDLTKLLIEHAKQKQIEAEGGKAETPKIVVDSPKDPKIQLEFSDLQLVLLGDDEITGTVMYRSLGSGSKAADDPENLPTRTDFKTVRVVNETQDAYFDKILRDSGVTWDNARPNRWLADNWFNLFMLGAIIAIGVIMLRRIGGVGSPMSFSRSRGKLHGQEDLSISFEDAAGIDEAVEEVREIVDFLKNSEKYQALGGRIPKGVLLVGPPGTGKTLLAKAIAGEAGVPFFSLSGSDFVEMFVGVGAARVRDMFQQATSRAPCIIFIDELDALGKSRSGSVVGGHDEREQTLNALLVEMDGFDSNNGVIVVAATNRPETLDPALLRPGRFDRQVLVDRPDVAGREAILKVHVRSVKLDDEVDLRHIASITSGFVGADLANLVNEAALLAARADKSAVSTTEFDEAVDRVTAGLEKKNRVMNEDEKIRVAYHEAAHALVAAALPNTDPVHKVSIIPRGFAALGYTMQRPDSERYLMTKLELESRMKVLLAGTLAEEMVLQDISTGAQNDLERCTEIARSMVMDFGMSRLGRINYRHSTGSPFLAGGGGNGHSMTYGEDTAKLIDKEVSRIVEDALTQTREILTQRREVLEAITQRLLEVESIDNGELFRIIKEHSTGPWLVPGTITEKPRAQIRKPENDLDTLKDAE comes from the coding sequence ATGAGTGACAACAAACGTTCCAATCGCGGTTCCAACGATCCAAACGACCGAGGCGACGCGCCGTCACGGGAAACGCGAACCGGTGGTGTCTGGCTGGTCATCATCGGTGTGATCCTGGCGGTGATGATGAGCGCGCTACTGTTCGGGCAAAACAGTCGCTCGCTGCGTTACCCCGATTTGACCAAACTGCTGATTGAACACGCCAAACAAAAGCAGATCGAAGCGGAAGGCGGCAAGGCAGAAACGCCCAAAATTGTCGTCGATTCGCCGAAGGACCCCAAGATTCAATTGGAGTTTTCTGATCTGCAACTCGTGCTGCTCGGCGACGACGAAATCACCGGCACGGTGATGTACCGGTCGCTCGGTTCGGGCAGCAAGGCGGCCGACGATCCCGAGAATTTGCCGACGCGGACCGATTTCAAAACCGTCCGAGTGGTCAACGAAACGCAGGACGCGTACTTCGACAAGATCCTGCGTGATTCCGGTGTGACCTGGGACAACGCACGCCCCAACCGCTGGCTGGCCGACAACTGGTTCAATCTGTTCATGTTGGGAGCGATCATCGCGATCGGTGTGATCATGCTGCGGCGGATCGGTGGCGTCGGCTCGCCGATGTCGTTCTCGCGCAGCCGTGGCAAACTGCACGGCCAAGAAGATCTGTCGATCTCGTTCGAAGACGCCGCGGGAATTGACGAGGCGGTGGAAGAAGTCCGCGAGATCGTCGACTTTCTAAAGAACAGTGAAAAATACCAGGCACTCGGTGGCCGCATCCCCAAAGGCGTGTTGCTGGTCGGGCCTCCCGGAACCGGGAAAACCCTGTTGGCCAAAGCGATCGCCGGTGAAGCCGGTGTGCCGTTCTTCAGTCTGTCCGGCAGCGATTTTGTCGAGATGTTTGTCGGGGTCGGGGCCGCTCGCGTCCGTGACATGTTCCAACAGGCGACCAGCCGCGCGCCGTGCATCATCTTTATCGACGAACTGGACGCCTTGGGCAAAAGCCGCTCGGGCAGCGTCGTCGGTGGACACGACGAACGCGAACAAACGCTCAACGCCCTGCTGGTTGAAATGGACGGGTTTGATTCCAACAACGGCGTGATCGTCGTCGCCGCGACCAACCGTCCCGAAACGTTGGACCCGGCGTTGTTGCGGCCCGGGCGATTCGACCGTCAGGTGCTAGTGGATCGTCCCGACGTGGCCGGGCGCGAAGCGATCTTGAAGGTTCATGTGCGCAGCGTGAAATTGGACGACGAAGTCGACTTGCGTCACATCGCGTCGATCACCAGTGGTTTTGTTGGTGCGGATCTGGCCAACCTGGTCAACGAAGCCGCACTGTTGGCGGCGCGGGCCGACAAGTCCGCCGTCAGCACGACCGAGTTTGACGAAGCGGTCGATCGAGTCACCGCGGGGTTGGAAAAGAAGAACCGCGTGATGAACGAGGATGAAAAGATCCGCGTGGCCTATCACGAAGCCGCCCACGCACTGGTCGCCGCCGCATTGCCCAACACCGATCCGGTCCACAAGGTCAGTATCATCCCACGCGGGTTCGCCGCACTGGGCTACACCATGCAGCGTCCCGACTCCGAACGCTACCTGATGACCAAGCTGGAATTGGAAAGCCGGATGAAGGTCCTGCTGGCCGGCACGCTGGCCGAAGAAATGGTGCTGCAAGACATCAGTACCGGAGCACAGAACGACTTGGAACGCTGCACCGAAATCGCCCGCAGCATGGTGATGGATTTCGGCATGAGCCGCTTGGGCCGGATCAATTATCGCCACAGCACCGGGTCACCGTTCCTGGCCGGCGGTGGCGGCAACGGACACAGCATGACTTACGGCGAAGACACGGCCAAGTTGATCGACAAAGAAGTGTCGCGGATCGTCGAAGACGCGCTCACGCAGACCCGCGAGATCCTGACCCAGCGCCGCGAAGTGCTCGAAGCGATCACGCAGCGGTTGCTGGAGGTCGAATCGATCGACAACGGCGAACTGTTCCGGATCATCAAGGAGCATTCGACCGGCCCCTGGTTGGTCCCGGGAACCATTACCGAAAAACCTCGGGCACAAATCCGCAAACCCGAAAACGATTTGGATACACTGAAGGACGCGGAATAA
- a CDS encoding SMP-30/gluconolactonase/LRE family protein, with translation MRKLTSLLLLLAVASFGVAQTPSTIGQIEVLSPEMEQYADAGTKIEVLAGGFTWTEGPVWIADDGGGHLLFSDIPRNSIFRWSQSRGVELFMRPSGYTGVSYYGLEPGSNGLTLDPQHRLTMCEHGDRRVSVLTRGGGKLTLADRYQGKRLNSPNDLTFDKSGNLYFTDPPYGLPERADDPRRELDFCGVYRLATDGTLTLLTKEMTRPNGIGLSPDEKTLYVAQSDPERPIWMAFPIGDDGNLGEGKVLHDAKAAMKDYPGLPDGMTVKKDGTIFGSGPGAIYVLTPDGKLIGRMITGGRVSNCTFDSEEAYLYITADNFLCRIKMK, from the coding sequence ATGCGAAAACTAACCAGTCTGCTGTTGCTGCTCGCCGTCGCCTCCTTCGGCGTCGCACAAACACCGTCCACGATCGGCCAGATCGAAGTCCTGTCGCCGGAAATGGAACAGTACGCCGATGCCGGCACCAAGATCGAGGTGCTGGCAGGGGGATTCACCTGGACCGAAGGACCGGTTTGGATCGCCGACGACGGAGGCGGCCACCTGCTGTTTTCGGATATCCCACGCAACAGCATTTTCCGCTGGTCCCAATCCCGCGGCGTGGAATTGTTCATGCGACCGAGTGGGTACACCGGAGTCAGCTACTACGGCTTGGAACCCGGATCGAACGGTCTGACGCTGGATCCCCAGCATCGCTTGACGATGTGCGAACACGGTGATCGTCGCGTATCCGTGCTGACCCGCGGTGGCGGAAAACTGACCCTGGCCGACCGCTACCAGGGCAAACGACTGAACAGCCCCAACGATTTGACGTTCGACAAATCAGGCAACCTGTACTTCACCGATCCGCCCTACGGTTTGCCCGAACGTGCCGACGATCCGCGTCGCGAACTGGACTTCTGTGGCGTCTATCGGCTCGCAACCGACGGTACGCTGACGTTGTTGACCAAAGAGATGACACGTCCCAACGGGATCGGATTGTCACCGGACGAGAAAACACTGTACGTCGCGCAAAGCGATCCAGAGCGTCCGATCTGGATGGCGTTCCCCATCGGCGACGACGGAAATCTGGGCGAGGGCAAAGTGCTGCACGATGCCAAAGCGGCGATGAAGGACTATCCCGGGCTTCCCGATGGGATGACCGTCAAGAAGGACGGCACGATCTTTGGTAGCGGCCCCGGGGCGATTTACGTGCTCACCCCCGACGGCAAACTGATCGGACGTATGATCACCGGCGGACGCGTCAGCAACTGCACCTTCGACAGCGAAGAAGCCTACCTGTACATCACCGCGGATAACTTCCTGTGCCGCATCAAGATGAAATAA
- a CDS encoding RecQ family ATP-dependent DNA helicase has translation MEDARRALERFWGYDSFRPLQEQSIRTILEGRDSLTVLPTGAGKSICFQVPALCRGHRGREASRERNLAVVVSPLISLMQDQVDALTEKGIPAALVNSLQNESEKRKVADRVRCGQLRLLYLAPERLLSPKTLGFLRQQKCVRYFAIDEAHCVSQWGHDFRPEYQELKTLKQLFPDASVHAFTATASQSVRSDIACQLGLANPCYLVGSFDRPNLTYRMPRAGQKMQQIMDVVQRHRGKSGIIYCLSRRDVDTTTQALRTLGINAKSYHAGMTGPQRKSHQDSFMQDRCDVMVATIAFGMGIDKPDIRFVIHNGMPKSVEHYQQESGRAGRDGLDSECVLLHSPRDFLVWSDVMHGEASQVARDSLQAMFELCNDVTCRHKAIVEYFGQDYGVMRCGACDVCLGELVLHEQSSAIAQSIVACVRDLKQKYGAGHVARVLSGKSDKRVLQFHHDRIKSFGALDEHGLMAIKVWIQQLISQKYLSRSGSYNTLATTAAGRRLLRGQGTPKLTATARNQQSVDGNQSFVPAISSLAAFEYFRSGDSIESVARKMSRAESTVAKYLTDYIRHNGISDPTPWVKPETAQRVLANKHLAGDGKLKPIFDHFNGEVSYDEIRITLACDR, from the coding sequence ATGGAAGATGCACGGCGCGCGTTGGAACGGTTCTGGGGTTACGATTCCTTTCGTCCCCTTCAGGAGCAATCGATTCGGACCATTCTGGAAGGTCGCGACAGCCTGACAGTGTTGCCTACCGGAGCCGGCAAATCGATTTGCTTTCAAGTCCCCGCCTTGTGCCGGGGACACCGAGGTCGTGAAGCCTCGCGGGAGCGCAACTTGGCGGTCGTCGTGTCACCTCTGATTTCGTTGATGCAGGACCAAGTCGACGCGCTGACGGAGAAAGGGATTCCTGCGGCGCTGGTCAACAGCCTGCAAAACGAGTCGGAAAAGCGGAAGGTTGCCGATCGGGTACGTTGCGGCCAGCTGCGATTGTTGTACCTGGCCCCCGAGCGGTTGCTGTCACCGAAGACACTGGGTTTCCTGCGACAGCAGAAATGCGTGCGTTACTTTGCAATCGATGAAGCGCACTGCGTCAGCCAATGGGGCCACGATTTCCGTCCCGAGTACCAGGAGCTGAAAACGCTGAAGCAGTTGTTTCCCGACGCCTCGGTCCACGCCTTCACCGCGACGGCTTCCCAGTCGGTGCGGAGCGACATCGCCTGTCAATTGGGACTTGCCAACCCGTGCTATCTGGTGGGAAGTTTTGACCGCCCCAATTTGACCTACCGCATGCCCCGGGCCGGGCAAAAGATGCAGCAGATCATGGACGTCGTGCAGCGTCATCGCGGCAAGTCAGGCATCATCTATTGTCTCAGCCGGCGTGACGTCGACACGACGACCCAGGCGTTGCGGACGCTGGGCATCAACGCCAAATCCTACCATGCCGGCATGACCGGTCCGCAGCGAAAATCCCACCAAGACAGCTTCATGCAGGATCGCTGCGACGTCATGGTCGCGACCATCGCCTTCGGCATGGGGATCGACAAACCCGATATCCGGTTTGTGATCCACAACGGCATGCCCAAATCCGTCGAACACTACCAACAAGAAAGCGGTCGCGCCGGTCGCGATGGGCTGGATTCGGAGTGTGTCTTGCTGCACAGCCCGCGGGACTTTCTGGTTTGGAGTGATGTGATGCACGGCGAAGCCAGCCAAGTCGCCCGGGATTCGTTGCAAGCCATGTTTGAACTTTGCAACGACGTCACCTGCCGGCACAAGGCGATCGTCGAGTACTTCGGACAGGACTACGGCGTGATGCGCTGCGGTGCCTGTGATGTTTGCCTGGGCGAACTGGTATTGCACGAGCAATCGAGTGCCATTGCACAAAGCATTGTCGCGTGCGTTCGAGATCTGAAACAAAAGTACGGTGCCGGACACGTCGCGCGTGTGCTGTCGGGAAAATCCGACAAACGCGTCCTTCAATTCCATCATGATCGAATAAAAAGCTTTGGAGCGCTCGATGAGCACGGCTTGATGGCCATCAAGGTCTGGATCCAGCAGCTGATCAGCCAGAAATACCTGTCTCGCAGCGGGTCCTACAACACGCTGGCGACGACCGCAGCGGGTCGACGTCTGCTCCGCGGCCAAGGAACGCCCAAGTTGACCGCGACCGCGCGCAATCAACAGTCCGTCGACGGGAATCAGAGCTTTGTTCCCGCCATCAGTTCGTTGGCCGCCTTCGAGTACTTTCGGTCCGGCGATTCGATCGAATCGGTCGCCCGAAAGATGTCCCGCGCCGAAAGCACCGTGGCCAAGTACCTGACCGACTACATCCGGCACAACGGCATCAGCGATCCGACACCCTGGGTGAAACCCGAAACGGCCCAACGCGTCTTGGCTAACAAACATCTGGCCGGGGACGGAAAACTAAAACCGATTTTCGACCACTTCAACGGCGAAGTCAGCTACGACGAAATCCGCATCACCCTGGCTTGCGACCGATAG
- a CDS encoding ABC transporter ATP-binding protein, with protein sequence MGHQFPTEFRFPIGFADSITAPAPLSRGIPFMNHIIQTSDLTMRFRGCDALRGVTLNVDEGTVFALLGENGAGKTTLIRILTGFQMPTSGTCRVMNLDPAKDALEIRRRAGYVSDAPALYDWMGVGEIGWFAGTLYDKHFLPRYQESIRRYEIPEDRKIRHLSKGQRAKVALSLSLAHDPELLILDEPTSGLDPKVRRDFLESMIDRAASGRTVFLSSHQMAEVERVADVIAILHDGIVRVCEPLDTLKDSVIEVAVSLEDPLVVLPALPEPAEVLGEASYGRQRSMVIRHYDSGMHDLLASRVGVTGVSERTLSLEEIFIAFTGKSPPREAIDRAEAAVEIEGGVV encoded by the coding sequence TTGGGGCACCAGTTCCCGACTGAATTTAGATTTCCTATCGGATTTGCAGACTCCATCACCGCCCCCGCACCTCTTTCACGCGGCATCCCATTCATGAATCACATTATTCAGACATCCGATTTGACGATGCGTTTTCGGGGCTGCGATGCGTTACGCGGTGTTACGCTGAACGTCGACGAAGGGACGGTTTTTGCCTTGCTCGGCGAGAACGGTGCCGGCAAAACGACGCTCATACGCATCTTGACGGGATTTCAAATGCCGACATCGGGAACCTGCCGGGTCATGAATCTGGATCCTGCAAAGGACGCTTTGGAAATCCGACGCCGAGCGGGATATGTCTCCGACGCGCCGGCGCTGTATGACTGGATGGGCGTCGGTGAGATCGGATGGTTTGCAGGCACACTCTACGACAAACATTTCTTGCCGCGTTACCAAGAATCCATCCGCCGTTATGAGATTCCGGAGGATCGTAAAATCCGTCATTTGAGCAAGGGCCAGCGTGCAAAAGTTGCGCTGTCTCTTTCGCTCGCTCACGATCCTGAATTACTAATTCTGGACGAACCGACTTCGGGGCTCGATCCGAAGGTCCGCCGTGATTTTTTGGAAAGCATGATCGATCGCGCTGCGTCCGGGCGAACGGTATTCCTCTCCAGCCATCAGATGGCTGAAGTTGAACGGGTGGCGGACGTCATCGCAATCCTTCACGACGGCATCGTGCGTGTTTGTGAACCGTTAGATACGCTGAAGGATTCGGTCATCGAGGTGGCCGTCAGTTTAGAAGATCCGCTTGTTGTCCTGCCGGCACTTCCCGAGCCGGCTGAGGTTCTCGGCGAAGCGAGCTATGGTCGGCAACGCAGTATGGTGATTCGTCACTATGACTCCGGGATGCACGACTTGCTGGCAAGCCGGGTGGGCGTGACCGGTGTTAGCGAACGAACATTGTCGCTCGAGGAAATCTTCATTGCCTTTACCGGCAAGTCGCCACCGCGGGAAGCAATCGATCGTGCCGAAGCGGCGGTGGAGATCGAAGGAGGCGTGGTATGA